A DNA window from Bradyrhizobium sp. CCBAU 53421 contains the following coding sequences:
- a CDS encoding ABC transporter ATP-binding protein, whose amino-acid sequence MAPRPPASDDPNRSAADDPELKKKPAAAPGPPAAGASAKPAAAPADDEDEEDEDDEFELDDDDDEDFVVFTAKEAAGALSTIFGFVRPILANYRKPLAFVTIGVLVETLFNVIMPLSLKFLIDDALGEEDFGALYKILGVLAVAGIVTSIIAVWYERWDARLGAGIIADVRTRIFEHVQNLPSAYFARTKRGEILSRFSIDLSAFEGSIKTFANSAALPGFELVAGIILMLFLNWQLAAVALLVFPITLIGPRILTPKAVQANYEQKQNEAALLGMVQENVAAQAVVKAFNLQRRALGWFTFRNRDVRAKAASAMFLSTMVERTVTISVLLLHLVVLAIGAYLATKGQITVGTFVTFESAFWEVSYNIAHLMHFIPVSIQSAAAVRHIQELLDEPTRGADRPGAPDLPRITNDISFDRVTFQYEGAQTPVLDNLSLKLNAGKSIAIVGPSGSGKSTLINLILRLYVPDEGRVAIDGVDIRRVTRESLRASMAVVFQENMLFNMSIRENIRLGKEGATDAEVEDAAKKAEIHRYIMGLPQRYDTPVGERGDTLSGGQRQRIAIARAIIRNPSVLLLDEATSALDQTTEAAINRTLLKVAEGRTMIWSTHRLTSVVEMDEIIVISGGQAIERGSHEELLARGGVYRKLWDDQGHKHHDADDEDDDDADDDDDEDEDDEDEDEDEEA is encoded by the coding sequence ATGGCGCCAAGACCTCCTGCATCAGACGATCCGAATCGATCGGCGGCGGATGATCCCGAGCTGAAGAAGAAGCCTGCGGCCGCGCCCGGACCGCCCGCGGCAGGCGCCTCCGCCAAGCCGGCTGCCGCGCCGGCCGACGACGAGGATGAAGAGGACGAGGACGACGAGTTCGAGCTCGATGACGATGATGACGAGGACTTCGTCGTCTTCACCGCCAAGGAAGCCGCCGGCGCGCTCTCCACGATCTTCGGCTTCGTCAGGCCGATCCTGGCCAACTACAGAAAGCCGCTCGCTTTCGTCACCATCGGCGTGCTGGTCGAGACGTTGTTCAACGTCATCATGCCGCTCAGCCTGAAATTCCTGATCGACGACGCGCTCGGCGAGGAGGATTTCGGGGCCCTCTACAAGATCCTCGGCGTGCTTGCGGTCGCCGGCATCGTCACCTCGATCATCGCGGTCTGGTACGAGCGCTGGGATGCCCGGCTTGGCGCCGGCATCATCGCCGACGTCCGGACGCGCATCTTCGAGCACGTCCAGAACCTGCCGTCGGCGTATTTCGCCCGCACCAAGCGCGGCGAGATCCTGTCGCGCTTCTCGATCGATCTGTCGGCCTTCGAGGGCTCGATCAAGACCTTCGCCAACAGCGCGGCGCTGCCGGGCTTCGAGCTGGTTGCCGGCATCATCCTGATGCTGTTCTTGAACTGGCAGCTTGCCGCGGTCGCCCTGCTGGTGTTTCCGATCACGCTGATCGGGCCGCGCATCCTGACGCCGAAGGCAGTACAGGCGAACTACGAGCAGAAGCAGAACGAAGCCGCGCTGCTCGGAATGGTGCAGGAGAACGTCGCCGCCCAGGCGGTGGTGAAGGCGTTCAACTTGCAGCGCCGCGCGCTCGGTTGGTTCACGTTTCGCAATCGCGACGTCCGCGCCAAGGCCGCGTCAGCCATGTTCCTGTCGACCATGGTGGAGCGCACCGTCACCATTTCGGTGCTGCTGCTTCACCTCGTGGTGCTGGCGATCGGCGCCTATCTCGCCACCAAGGGCCAGATCACGGTCGGCACCTTCGTGACCTTCGAGAGCGCATTCTGGGAGGTGTCCTACAACATCGCCCATCTGATGCATTTCATCCCGGTGTCGATCCAGTCGGCGGCGGCGGTGCGGCACATCCAGGAGCTGCTCGACGAGCCGACCCGCGGCGCCGACCGTCCCGGCGCGCCGGATCTGCCGCGCATCACCAACGACATCTCGTTCGACCGCGTCACCTTCCAGTATGAGGGCGCGCAGACGCCGGTGCTCGACAATCTCAGCCTCAAGCTCAACGCCGGCAAGAGTATTGCGATCGTCGGCCCCAGCGGCTCCGGCAAGAGCACGCTGATCAACCTGATCCTGCGGCTCTACGTGCCCGACGAGGGCCGCGTCGCCATCGACGGCGTCGACATCCGCCGGGTGACGCGCGAGTCGCTGCGGGCCAGCATGGCGGTCGTGTTCCAGGAGAACATGCTGTTCAACATGTCGATCCGCGAGAACATCCGGCTCGGCAAGGAAGGGGCCACCGACGCGGAGGTCGAGGACGCCGCGAAGAAGGCCGAGATCCATCGCTACATCATGGGCCTGCCGCAGCGCTACGACACGCCGGTCGGCGAGCGCGGCGATACCTTGTCCGGCGGCCAGCGGCAGCGCATCGCGATCGCGCGGGCGATCATCCGCAACCCGTCGGTGCTGCTGCTCGACGAGGCGACCTCGGCGCTCGACCAGACCACGGAAGCGGCGATCAACCGCACGCTGCTCAAGGTCGCCGAGGGCCGCACCATGATCTGGTCGACGCACCGTCTGACTTCGGTGGTCGAGATGGACGAGATCATCGTGATATCAGGCGGCCAGGCGATCGAGCGCGGCTCGCATGAGGAGCTGCTGGCGAGGGGCGGCGTCTATCGCAAGCTGTGGGACGACCAGGGGCACAAGCATCACGACGCGGACGACGAGGACGACGACGACGCGGACGATGATGACGACGAAGATGAAGACGACGAGGATGAGGACGAAGACGAGGAGGCGTGA
- a CDS encoding FAD-dependent oxidoreductase has product MLDLAIVGGGPGGLMSAWYLKRKLGDLCRITIFEASNRLGGKIVTRKFDTAPAMYEAGVAEIYDYSMTGPDPLRELIQHFGLQTIPMDAEQVQLDGELLADVPGMRRKYGAKTAAAIEAFRKRCAELVSPIEYYEGVGSHDNEHPWAYKTAEQILDEEVEDPTAKRFFKVMARSDLATESHNTNGLNALKNYVMDVDGYIGLYSIQNGNEQLIDCLRSEVSADIQLNHRVLKVGKTEGGRYQLNMMNGKGPETRDFDLVLVCLPHSWLATMRWDGEQLRKSMVKHVAYFDRPAHYLRVSILFDEPFWGEKIPGAWFMSEAFGGCCVYNEGARHDVGKHGVLNWLIAGSDALAFANLSDEELIDAALKSLPASLGDARAHFLEGKTHRWLSSVNALPGGLPVRDVMTNHRPDPKQHPGIVVVGDYLFDSTLNGLLDSSDAATDIIVTEMMRLRRARAQDEGTLSDKIDRDYFENYRGAGPYSEVWRNFTDPAYLTDLIKTVWGRAKGYKLLIAGSASGELVGALRERGIDAWGIENNRYIHGKTPKALRKYNKLGSIADMPFKDDEFDFVFETSLCHLGEKQVVRGVRELNRVVKTGVVFASVTSDMAPAVIDRYDLLRGVKKLGTWWEWSELFFGNGFDLSMHRRDCTDALWTLTLAANKGPGQWYADSDSLRYSFFDKVEADLDD; this is encoded by the coding sequence ATGCTCGACTTGGCGATTGTAGGCGGCGGCCCCGGGGGGCTGATGAGCGCCTGGTATCTGAAGCGCAAACTCGGCGACCTCTGCCGCATCACCATCTTCGAGGCGTCGAACCGCCTCGGCGGCAAGATCGTCACGCGCAAATTCGACACCGCGCCCGCGATGTACGAGGCTGGCGTCGCCGAGATCTACGATTATTCGATGACGGGACCCGACCCGCTGCGCGAGCTGATCCAGCATTTCGGCCTGCAGACGATCCCGATGGATGCCGAGCAGGTGCAGCTCGACGGCGAGCTGCTGGCCGACGTTCCCGGCATGCGCCGTAAATACGGCGCCAAGACCGCGGCCGCGATCGAGGCGTTCCGCAAGCGCTGCGCCGAGCTGGTGTCGCCCATCGAGTATTACGAAGGCGTCGGCTCCCACGACAACGAACATCCGTGGGCCTACAAGACCGCCGAGCAGATCCTCGACGAAGAGGTCGAGGATCCGACCGCCAAGCGGTTCTTCAAGGTGATGGCGCGCTCCGACCTAGCGACCGAGAGCCACAACACCAACGGCCTCAATGCGCTGAAGAACTACGTGATGGACGTCGACGGCTATATCGGCCTGTATTCGATCCAGAACGGCAACGAGCAGCTGATCGATTGCCTGCGCTCGGAAGTCAGCGCCGACATCCAGCTCAACCATCGCGTCCTCAAGGTCGGCAAGACCGAAGGTGGCCGCTACCAGCTCAACATGATGAACGGCAAGGGGCCGGAGACGCGCGACTTCGACCTCGTGCTGGTCTGCCTGCCGCACTCCTGGCTCGCGACCATGCGCTGGGACGGCGAGCAGCTGCGCAAGTCGATGGTCAAGCACGTCGCCTATTTCGATCGTCCCGCGCACTATCTGCGCGTCTCGATCCTGTTCGACGAGCCGTTCTGGGGCGAGAAGATCCCGGGCGCCTGGTTCATGTCGGAAGCGTTCGGCGGCTGCTGCGTCTACAATGAGGGCGCGCGCCACGACGTCGGCAAGCACGGCGTGCTGAACTGGCTGATCGCGGGCTCCGACGCGCTCGCCTTCGCCAATCTCAGCGACGAGGAGCTGATCGACGCCGCGCTGAAGTCGCTGCCGGCCTCGCTCGGAGATGCGCGCGCGCATTTCCTCGAGGGCAAGACCCATCGCTGGCTGTCGTCGGTCAACGCGCTGCCGGGCGGCCTGCCGGTGCGCGACGTCATGACCAATCATCGCCCCGATCCGAAGCAGCACCCCGGCATCGTGGTGGTCGGTGACTACCTGTTCGATTCGACGCTGAACGGGCTGCTGGATTCCTCCGATGCCGCGACCGACATCATCGTCACCGAGATGATGCGGCTGCGCCGCGCCCGCGCGCAGGACGAGGGCACCCTGTCCGACAAGATCGACCGCGACTATTTCGAGAATTATCGCGGCGCCGGTCCCTACAGCGAAGTCTGGCGCAACTTCACCGATCCGGCCTATCTGACCGACCTGATCAAGACGGTGTGGGGCAGGGCGAAGGGCTACAAGCTGCTGATCGCCGGCTCCGCCAGCGGCGAGCTGGTCGGCGCGTTGCGCGAGCGCGGCATCGATGCCTGGGGCATCGAGAACAACCGCTACATCCACGGCAAGACGCCGAAGGCGCTCAGGAAGTACAACAAGCTCGGCTCGATCGCCGACATGCCGTTCAAGGACGACGAGTTCGATTTCGTGTTCGAGACCTCGCTGTGCCATCTCGGCGAGAAGCAGGTCGTGCGCGGGGTGCGCGAGCTCAACCGCGTGGTGAAGACCGGCGTCGTGTTCGCGTCGGTGACCTCGGACATGGCGCCGGCGGTGATCGATCGCTACGACCTGTTGCGCGGCGTGAAGAAGCTCGGCACCTGGTGGGAATGGTCGGAACTGTTCTTCGGCAACGGCTTCGATCTGTCGATGCACCGCCGCGACTGCACCGATGCGCTGTGGACGTTGACGCTGGCCGCCAACAAGGGGCCGGGGCAGTGGTACGCCGACTCCGACAGCCTGCGATATTCCTTCTTCGACAAGGTCGAGGCCGACCTCGACGACTAG